The Polynucleobacter sp. TSB-Sco08W16 genome includes a region encoding these proteins:
- a CDS encoding glycosyltransferase family 2 protein: MLQKNNLMVKNNLEIHFFTIVLNGRPFIEQHIETFSSLSIKWHWHIIEGVADLKNDTSWSLKNGGAIPASLHLNGLSNDGTTDYIDELQKKYPNNISVYRKENGAFWNGKLEMINAPLKKIKKECLLWEIDVDEFWSRNQILETLSMFEENPNKYGAFYWCNFYVGPELVIATRFGYGNNPQFEWQRTWRYKPHFIWSSHEPPMLIERDYSGKIRPVIARGFFSHDETEARGLIFQHRAYVNEKQLEFKEIYYGYKDAKSQWNELQNCKKFPVKLSNFFSWVNDDTIVEKAASLGLPLLN, translated from the coding sequence ATGCTTCAAAAAAATAATCTCATGGTAAAAAATAATTTGGAAATTCATTTCTTCACGATCGTTTTAAATGGTCGCCCATTTATTGAACAACATATTGAAACTTTTTCTTCATTATCGATTAAATGGCATTGGCATATTATTGAAGGTGTTGCTGACCTTAAAAACGATACCTCTTGGTCTCTTAAAAATGGTGGCGCCATACCTGCCTCCCTTCACCTTAATGGACTGTCAAATGATGGCACAACTGACTATATTGATGAGCTGCAGAAAAAATATCCTAACAATATTTCCGTTTATAGAAAAGAAAATGGGGCATTTTGGAATGGCAAGCTAGAAATGATTAATGCTCCTCTAAAAAAAATAAAGAAGGAGTGTCTACTTTGGGAAATTGATGTTGATGAATTCTGGTCTAGAAATCAGATTCTTGAGACATTGTCCATGTTTGAAGAAAACCCAAACAAATATGGAGCTTTTTACTGGTGTAACTTTTATGTCGGTCCAGAATTAGTTATTGCAACCCGATTCGGATACGGAAATAACCCTCAATTTGAATGGCAGAGGACATGGCGCTATAAGCCCCACTTTATATGGTCATCACATGAGCCCCCAATGCTTATTGAGAGAGATTACAGTGGGAAAATTCGTCCTGTAATTGCACGCGGTTTTTTTTCACACGATGAAACAGAGGCTCGTGGCTTGATTTTTCAACATCGTGCCTATGTCAATGAAAAACAATTGGAATTTAAAGAAATCTACTATGGATATAAAGATGCCAAATCCCAGTGGAATGAATTACAAAATTGCAAAAAATTTCCAGTTAAATTAAGTAATTTTTTTTCCTGGGTCAATGATGACACTATCGTTGAAAAGGCTGCCTCGCTTGGATTACCACTACTTAATTAA
- a CDS encoding DUF563 domain-containing protein produces the protein MFSKECISLINEKDALLHHNASEDSLFFETPSTNSGFKINDLIEGVEVGGSILAHLTKVMIKDSSLLILVRNNLSLTEGYGNRRWAEYQLNKWPSQHNYPLCMIQGENLLTLKQRIKIYSIDKKIQKIPIPAIYLSVRPNDKNIYHWVMETLIRLKCLDDLPELKNIPLIVRDQLSDFQKSTLRLMGVDNKLIITNGESFEIEDLFFPSIPSTPTQHPGAMHWLRDKFLNRMMKPANTKKRLYISRIDSNRQVANEDEIFSYLEGLGYEKLIMSEISAEDQINYFRAAESIVIPHGAAGTHLLFVPPTCKVIELHSPKWVNHCYLSLCASLGISYKWILGSQHGNDMDYVVNLNELKALISHNS, from the coding sequence ATGTTTTCCAAAGAATGCATCTCTTTAATTAATGAAAAAGATGCATTACTTCATCACAATGCATCCGAAGATAGTTTATTTTTTGAAACTCCATCAACTAATAGCGGCTTTAAGATCAATGATCTAATAGAAGGTGTTGAGGTTGGTGGATCAATCTTGGCTCACCTTACAAAAGTAATGATTAAAGATTCATCACTTTTAATTTTAGTGAGAAATAATCTTTCTCTTACTGAGGGCTATGGAAACAGGCGATGGGCTGAATACCAGCTTAACAAGTGGCCTAGTCAACATAACTATCCGCTTTGTATGATCCAAGGCGAGAACTTATTGACTCTTAAGCAAAGAATTAAAATTTACTCGATTGATAAAAAGATTCAAAAAATCCCTATACCTGCAATATATTTAAGTGTCAGACCCAATGACAAGAATATCTACCACTGGGTTATGGAAACTTTGATAAGACTTAAATGTTTAGATGATTTGCCTGAGCTGAAAAATATTCCTCTCATAGTACGGGATCAACTATCAGACTTTCAAAAATCAACTTTAAGACTTATGGGGGTTGACAATAAATTAATCATTACAAACGGAGAGTCATTTGAAATTGAGGATCTTTTCTTCCCATCAATTCCGTCTACTCCAACACAGCATCCTGGTGCCATGCACTGGCTTAGGGATAAGTTTCTAAATCGAATGATGAAGCCCGCCAATACTAAAAAGCGTTTATACATCTCAAGAATAGATAGCAATCGACAGGTTGCTAATGAGGATGAAATTTTCAGCTATCTAGAAGGGCTTGGCTACGAAAAGCTAATCATGAGTGAAATTTCTGCAGAAGACCAAATTAATTATTTTAGAGCGGCAGAATCTATTGTTATCCCACATGGCGCAGCAGGCACTCATCTTCTGTTTGTTCCGCCAACATGCAAAGTTATTGAACTCCATTCGCCGAAATGGGTGAATCATTGCTATCTAAGCCTATGTGCTAGCCTTGGGATATCGTATAAATGGATCTTAGGCTCTCAGCATGGGAACGACATGGATTATGTGGTTAATCTGAATGAATTGAAGGCTTTGATTTCTCACAACTCTTAG
- a CDS encoding MFS transporter, whose translation MKPKNDAQAYRKIAIATCFGTFLEWYDFLTFASLAVVLGPLFFPSSDPNTGLLASLATFGVGMVVRPIGSALFGSLGDHIGRKPVFMITIALMGLATVSVGFLPTYAQIGIWAPAFLVTLRLIQGLSAGGEIGGGAVYLTEHAGNKNRGFKTSFLQLMGPLGILVSTLQIAALQSCLSAEEFQSWGWRVPFWVSLPLLLSAFYIRRSLEETPVFLELSNQTEKNESQLINNFKDSEIRKRMFLLFFCISSSGAILFFCVQVYTAVFLKTSVHLESALVDKLSIYATIALLPLTIFAGWLSDRLGRKPVVLAGIILGSIFIRPAFQLLQKLGTHYVESPSGSALLKIGLILTALSLSLALVVGPQTALLAELFPAKGRNSAATLPHNLAAGWIGGMLPLIVTWLNQSWGNDLAGLWYPTIFLSAAGITAALFLPETKTKNLSQ comes from the coding sequence TTGAAGCCCAAGAATGATGCGCAGGCCTATCGCAAAATAGCTATTGCTACTTGCTTTGGGACCTTCTTGGAGTGGTATGACTTTCTTACTTTCGCAAGCTTAGCGGTTGTTCTTGGTCCATTATTTTTTCCTTCAAGTGATCCCAATACAGGTCTTTTAGCAAGTCTTGCAACCTTTGGCGTTGGAATGGTGGTTAGGCCCATCGGATCGGCCCTATTTGGATCATTAGGTGACCATATAGGCCGCAAGCCCGTCTTTATGATCACGATTGCCTTAATGGGTCTGGCAACTGTCAGCGTAGGATTTTTGCCAACCTATGCACAGATCGGCATCTGGGCCCCCGCTTTTTTAGTTACCTTACGGTTAATCCAAGGCCTCTCTGCTGGAGGTGAAATTGGTGGTGGCGCTGTTTACCTCACAGAACATGCAGGCAACAAAAATAGAGGGTTCAAAACCAGCTTTCTTCAGCTAATGGGTCCGCTGGGCATTCTAGTTTCAACCTTACAAATTGCAGCCCTCCAAAGCTGCTTGTCTGCAGAAGAATTTCAGTCATGGGGATGGCGGGTACCTTTCTGGGTTTCGCTTCCGCTACTGTTGAGCGCTTTTTATATCCGAAGATCGCTTGAAGAAACACCGGTATTTCTAGAGCTATCAAACCAAACCGAGAAAAATGAATCTCAGTTAATCAATAACTTTAAAGATTCTGAAATTCGTAAGAGAATGTTTCTCCTCTTCTTTTGCATTTCATCTAGCGGAGCAATATTGTTCTTTTGCGTTCAGGTATATACGGCAGTCTTTTTAAAAACCTCGGTCCACTTGGAGTCTGCGCTGGTAGACAAACTGAGTATTTATGCCACTATCGCTCTCCTACCTCTCACCATATTTGCGGGTTGGCTCTCTGATAGGCTTGGGCGTAAACCAGTCGTTTTAGCTGGGATCATTCTTGGCTCAATTTTTATTCGCCCTGCATTTCAACTACTTCAAAAACTTGGTACTCACTACGTCGAATCTCCTTCAGGTAGCGCCCTCCTAAAAATAGGTTTGATATTGACGGCTCTCTCGCTTTCACTTGCACTGGTAGTGGGGCCACAAACTGCGCTTCTTGCAGAACTTTTTCCCGCCAAAGGTAGGAATAGCGCAGCCACACTTCCTCACAACTTAGCAGCTGGTTGGATTGGAGGAATGCTTCCACTCATCGTTACATGGCTCAATCAATCCTGGGGGAATGATCTGGCGGGCTTATGGTATCCAACCATATTTCTTAGTGCGGCAGGAATTACAGCGGCACTTTTCTTGCCAGAGACAAAAACTAAAAACTTATCTCAATGA
- the rmuC gene encoding DNA recombination protein RmuC, whose product MTFDLSSLLLFGLPLGLCAGLLVYALNLRSSLARAELQVEAESALTLGLRAERDQALQNAIRLEAELDSERKQGLGRIESLNEAKEALTSQFKNLANEILEDKSKRFTEQNAASLDALLKPLQTKLTEFKEQVNNSYGNEARERFALKSEIERLANLNLRMSDETRSLTQALKGDSKVQGNWGELVLESILESSGLRKGEEYVVQDSHTQTDGSRLQPDVVIKLPEGRSLVVDSKVSITAYARHAETTDSDIAERELAAHIQSLRQHIQGLSSKNYSSLYGVGSVDFVLMFVPIEPAFLLALKTAPNLYQEALAKNIVLVCPSTLMATLRTVAHLWRQDHQNRNALEIAKQCGNLYDKFVGFVDDLEKLGQRLDQAQTSYHDAFSKLKTGKGNLIRSAEKVRELGVKPSKNLSTPLIESSTDFE is encoded by the coding sequence GTGACTTTTGATCTAAGCTCTCTTCTGTTGTTTGGCCTACCGCTGGGATTGTGTGCAGGCCTCTTGGTTTATGCTCTCAATTTACGCTCGAGCCTGGCACGGGCAGAACTTCAAGTTGAAGCTGAGAGCGCATTAACCCTAGGGCTTAGGGCTGAACGTGATCAAGCGCTTCAAAATGCCATTCGTCTTGAAGCGGAACTCGATTCAGAACGCAAGCAAGGACTCGGACGCATTGAGTCGCTCAATGAAGCTAAAGAGGCGCTTACTAGCCAATTCAAAAACTTGGCCAATGAAATTCTGGAGGATAAATCCAAGCGCTTTACAGAACAAAATGCAGCTAGCCTCGATGCCCTTTTAAAGCCATTACAAACCAAGCTCACCGAATTCAAAGAGCAGGTCAATAATTCTTATGGGAATGAAGCGCGTGAGCGCTTTGCACTTAAAAGCGAAATTGAGCGTCTAGCCAATCTCAACCTACGAATGTCAGATGAAACACGCTCTTTAACGCAAGCATTAAAGGGCGACTCCAAAGTCCAGGGTAACTGGGGTGAGCTAGTGCTCGAGTCTATTCTTGAGTCATCAGGCCTGCGTAAAGGCGAAGAATATGTTGTGCAGGACAGCCATACGCAAACTGATGGTTCGCGCTTACAGCCTGACGTAGTCATTAAACTTCCCGAGGGTAGAAGTTTGGTGGTTGATAGCAAGGTATCCATAACAGCTTATGCCAGACACGCTGAAACAACCGACTCGGACATTGCTGAGCGTGAGTTAGCCGCCCATATCCAATCACTACGTCAACATATCCAAGGGTTATCAAGCAAGAACTACAGCTCTCTCTATGGCGTAGGTTCCGTGGACTTTGTTCTCATGTTCGTTCCGATTGAGCCCGCTTTCTTATTGGCCCTGAAAACTGCTCCGAATTTGTATCAAGAGGCGCTTGCTAAAAATATTGTGTTGGTTTGCCCAAGTACCTTGATGGCAACATTACGAACTGTCGCTCATTTATGGAGGCAGGATCACCAAAATCGGAATGCTTTAGAGATCGCAAAACAATGTGGCAATCTCTACGATAAATTTGTAGGTTTTGTAGATGATCTTGAAAAATTGGGTCAACGTTTAGATCAAGCCCAGACTAGCTATCACGATGCCTTTAGCAAACTGAAGACTGGCAAAGGCAATCTCATTCGCTCTGCTGAGAAGGTGCGTGAGCTTGGCGTTAAACCAAGTAAGAATTTATCTACTCCATTAATTGAGTCTTCTACAGATTTCGAATAA
- the grxD gene encoding Grx4 family monothiol glutaredoxin, translating to MDTQAQIKEIVTSHPVVLFMKGTAQFPQCGFSGNAVNILRASGVEKLHTVNVLEDAGIRQGIKEFANWPTIPQLYINGEFIGGSDIMTEMFQSGELQKLVKA from the coding sequence ATGGACACTCAAGCTCAAATTAAAGAAATCGTTACTAGCCACCCCGTTGTATTGTTTATGAAGGGAACTGCGCAGTTTCCTCAGTGCGGCTTCTCTGGCAATGCAGTCAATATTCTGCGCGCTAGTGGCGTTGAAAAACTTCATACCGTGAACGTATTAGAGGATGCAGGAATTCGCCAAGGTATTAAAGAATTTGCTAATTGGCCAACCATTCCTCAGCTCTATATCAATGGTGAATTCATTGGCGGATCAGACATCATGACTGAAATGTTTCAGTCTGGCGAGCTGCAAAAATTAGTTAAAGCGTAA
- the prmC gene encoding peptide chain release factor N(5)-glutamine methyltransferase, whose translation MSATLLPPNEARILMAQVLDQHYQLPRSALLSRDDMELHAQALEEWKTLESRRLQGEPIAYLIGKRGFHNIELQVAPGVLIPRPETELLVEIGLREIKQIEKEVITPKVLDLGTGSGAIALAIANEAPSSIVTATDQSAEALVIAKANAKQLNLESCVQFLQGSWYEALHEKALFDVILSNPPYIASQDPHLTQGDLRFEPISALTDHASGLTCLKVIIQGAVNHLKPMGLIAVEHGFDQSEAVVCLMKAGGFSDVQAHQDLAGHNRVVSARK comes from the coding sequence ATGAGCGCCACCCTACTTCCACCCAATGAAGCTCGAATACTCATGGCTCAGGTACTCGATCAACACTACCAACTACCACGCTCTGCCCTGCTATCGCGTGACGATATGGAGCTTCATGCTCAAGCACTTGAGGAGTGGAAAACACTAGAATCCAGGCGACTTCAAGGTGAGCCGATTGCCTATCTCATTGGGAAACGTGGTTTTCATAATATTGAGCTGCAAGTTGCGCCGGGTGTTTTAATCCCGCGCCCAGAAACTGAACTACTTGTTGAAATTGGACTGCGTGAGATTAAGCAAATTGAAAAAGAGGTTATTACTCCCAAGGTCCTTGATCTAGGAACCGGCTCTGGAGCAATTGCACTAGCGATTGCAAATGAGGCTCCAAGTTCAATAGTGACCGCAACAGATCAATCTGCTGAAGCATTAGTCATTGCTAAGGCGAATGCCAAACAGCTAAACCTTGAGTCTTGTGTGCAATTTTTGCAAGGTAGTTGGTATGAGGCTTTGCACGAGAAGGCTTTATTTGACGTGATCCTAAGCAATCCCCCTTATATTGCTAGCCAAGATCCTCATCTGACTCAAGGTGACCTGCGTTTTGAACCCATTTCTGCCTTAACAGATCATGCCAGCGGGCTTACCTGCCTCAAAGTCATCATTCAAGGGGCTGTAAACCACTTAAAACCCATGGGCCTGATTGCAGTCGAGCATGGCTTTGATCAGTCAGAGGCTGTAGTCTGCCTGATGAAAGCAGGGGGATTTAGCGACGTTCAGGCCCATCAGGATTTGGCCGGCCATAACCGCGTGGTGTCCGCTAGGAAATAA
- the prfA gene encoding peptide chain release factor 1 — MKPSMRAKLDHLDTRLAELNSLLTSEEATKDMDAYRKLTREHSDIATVVEQFGLYKQAEADAQAAEEMRKDPEMKDFADEEQKQAQATMEELESTLQKLLLPKDENDERNVFLEIRAGTGGDESALFAGDLLRMYTRFAERQGWKVEIVSAAESDLGGYKEIVLRLVGQSVYSRLKFESGGHRVQRVPQTETQGRIHTSACTVAVMPEADELEAVKINPAELRIDTFRASGAGGQHINKTDSAVRITHLPTGTVVECQDDRSQHRNREQAMKVLVSRIMDAREREKHQLEAQTRKSLIGSGDRSDRIRTYNFPQGRITDHRINLTLYKIDAMMDGDINDLCNALASEHQAELLAALGDN; from the coding sequence ATGAAGCCCAGCATGCGGGCTAAGCTAGATCATCTAGACACGCGCTTAGCCGAACTTAATTCCCTTTTAACATCTGAAGAAGCAACCAAAGATATGGATGCTTATCGGAAACTCACGCGTGAGCACTCTGATATCGCTACCGTCGTTGAGCAATTTGGCTTGTATAAGCAGGCTGAGGCAGATGCACAAGCCGCAGAAGAGATGCGTAAAGATCCTGAAATGAAGGATTTTGCAGATGAAGAGCAAAAGCAGGCTCAGGCAACTATGGAAGAGCTTGAGAGTACTCTACAGAAACTGCTTCTACCCAAAGATGAAAACGACGAGCGCAATGTGTTCTTAGAGATTCGGGCGGGTACTGGTGGGGATGAAAGCGCGCTCTTTGCCGGCGATCTTCTACGCATGTATACCCGCTTTGCAGAGCGTCAAGGCTGGAAAGTAGAAATAGTCAGCGCTGCTGAATCAGACTTAGGGGGATACAAAGAGATTGTCCTTCGCCTAGTGGGTCAATCTGTTTATTCACGCCTGAAATTTGAGTCTGGGGGCCATCGCGTGCAACGCGTCCCTCAGACCGAAACCCAAGGTCGTATTCATACGTCAGCCTGCACTGTTGCAGTCATGCCGGAAGCAGATGAACTGGAGGCGGTGAAAATCAATCCCGCTGAATTACGTATCGACACCTTCCGTGCATCTGGTGCAGGGGGGCAGCATATCAATAAGACTGACTCTGCAGTACGCATCACCCACTTGCCAACCGGCACTGTAGTGGAATGTCAGGATGATCGCAGCCAACATCGGAACCGTGAACAGGCAATGAAAGTATTGGTCTCGCGAATCATGGACGCACGCGAACGTGAAAAACACCAGCTCGAAGCGCAAACTAGAAAATCTCTCATTGGTTCGGGCGATCGTAGCGACCGTATTCGAACGTACAACTTTCCACAGGGTCGCATCACTGATCACCGAATTAATCTCACACTCTATAAGATCGATGCCATGATGGATGGTGATATTAATGACCTCTGCAATGCCCTTGCATCCGAGCACCAAGCTGAATTACTCGCCGCTCTTGGCGATAATTAA
- the hemA gene encoding glutamyl-tRNA reductase: MKLLTLGINHHTAPVAIREKVAFDPEFLQEALHDLRQHLLGANQSGLPEATILSTCNRTEVYCAANDADAASILHEATFDWLAKTQQLAPSSLEPHIYSLPQSDAVRHAFRVACGLDSMVIGETQILGQMKDAVRTANDAGVLGTYLNQLFQKTFAVAKEVRGSTEIGAHSISMAAASVRLSERIFEKISNQKILFIGAGEMIALCATHFVARKPKNVAIANRTIERGQELADAIADQGTQAESFKLSELPGRLHEFDIIVSSTASSLPIIGLGMVESALKQRRHKPMVMIDLAVPRDFEPEISRLDDVYLYTVDDLGVMIQTGASLRQAAVSQAEAIIEDRVGNFMHWMQGRNAVPLIQDIQQQGERLRQLELERAMKRLMRGDDPQEVLNAMAQGLTNKFLHGSLHALQHSNGAERDALIKLLPKLFASHSKSEDH, from the coding sequence ATGAAGTTGTTGACACTCGGCATCAATCATCACACAGCGCCGGTCGCCATTCGGGAAAAGGTCGCCTTTGACCCTGAATTTCTTCAAGAAGCGTTGCACGATCTCCGCCAACATTTGCTGGGGGCGAATCAATCCGGCCTGCCTGAAGCGACCATCCTGTCAACCTGCAACCGCACCGAAGTCTACTGCGCAGCTAACGATGCTGATGCGGCCAGCATTTTGCATGAAGCGACTTTTGATTGGCTAGCAAAAACCCAGCAACTCGCTCCAAGCAGTCTTGAGCCACACATTTACTCCCTCCCACAATCGGATGCTGTTCGTCACGCTTTCAGAGTAGCGTGCGGCCTAGATTCAATGGTAATTGGTGAAACCCAAATCTTGGGACAGATGAAAGATGCAGTTCGCACCGCAAATGATGCGGGTGTTTTAGGAACCTACCTTAATCAGTTATTTCAGAAAACATTTGCAGTTGCGAAAGAAGTTCGCGGATCAACTGAAATTGGCGCGCATTCGATTTCCATGGCCGCAGCATCGGTGCGACTTTCTGAACGTATTTTTGAAAAAATTTCTAATCAAAAAATTCTGTTCATTGGCGCAGGTGAAATGATCGCCTTGTGTGCAACGCACTTTGTTGCCCGTAAACCAAAAAATGTTGCCATTGCTAATCGTACAATCGAGCGTGGCCAAGAGTTGGCAGATGCTATTGCTGATCAAGGAACTCAAGCAGAATCATTCAAGCTTTCTGAGCTTCCTGGCCGCTTACATGAATTTGACATCATCGTGTCGAGCACCGCCTCGTCCTTGCCGATCATTGGTCTTGGCATGGTGGAGAGCGCTCTGAAGCAGCGTCGACATAAACCGATGGTGATGATTGATTTAGCAGTCCCACGCGACTTCGAACCAGAAATTTCCAGGCTTGATGACGTGTATCTCTATACTGTTGACGATCTTGGCGTGATGATTCAAACAGGCGCAAGTTTGCGCCAAGCTGCTGTAAGTCAAGCTGAAGCAATCATTGAAGATCGAGTTGGTAATTTTATGCATTGGATGCAAGGTCGCAATGCGGTTCCGTTGATTCAGGATATTCAGCAACAAGGTGAACGCTTAAGACAACTTGAGTTAGAACGTGCGATGAAACGTTTGATGCGTGGCGATGATCCACAGGAAGTTCTAAATGCCATGGCACAAGGTCTTACCAATAAATTCTTACATGGCTCGCTCCATGCATTACAGCACTCCAACGGCGCAGAGCGCGATGCCTTAATCAAGTTATTACCTAAACTATTTGCCTCACACTCAAAATCAGAAGACCATTAG
- a CDS encoding uracil-DNA glycosylase — MPSFSKDDIPQDWRKLLGDYFDSPAWSKLENNIQAVLNSDFESVRPEPQNFFKALALTPVDSVKVVIIGQDPYHSPGLAQGLAFSIPASIPINSREFPSSLRNISKALALEGFGPLPHGDLHDWANQGALLLNTALSVRLGQAGSHTNLGWKTFIDHLISKLALKKPSLVWLLWGGHAQSKKDLIEPGQDQLILTSSHPSGLGVYKTDRPFLEPGTARSCMHFTKTNDWLQAHGREPIQWVRSSEKTPIKNSQDDLFS; from the coding sequence ATGCCTTCTTTCTCTAAAGACGATATCCCACAAGATTGGCGCAAACTATTAGGCGACTATTTTGATTCTCCTGCCTGGAGTAAATTAGAGAACAATATTCAAGCCGTCTTAAATTCTGACTTCGAAAGTGTCCGCCCTGAGCCACAGAATTTTTTCAAAGCACTTGCGTTAACCCCGGTTGATTCAGTGAAGGTGGTGATTATTGGGCAAGACCCCTATCACTCTCCAGGACTTGCGCAAGGCCTTGCATTTTCCATCCCCGCAAGCATTCCAATAAATTCTCGTGAGTTTCCAAGCTCACTACGCAACATCAGCAAAGCATTAGCTCTTGAGGGCTTTGGGCCCCTACCCCATGGTGACTTACATGATTGGGCCAATCAAGGAGCACTCCTACTTAACACTGCGCTCAGCGTCAGGTTAGGACAGGCTGGTAGTCATACCAATCTGGGGTGGAAAACCTTCATTGATCACCTTATCTCTAAGCTAGCGTTAAAGAAGCCATCCTTAGTTTGGCTACTTTGGGGAGGGCATGCCCAATCTAAGAAAGACCTGATAGAGCCAGGACAAGATCAACTGATCTTGACATCCTCACATCCATCTGGCTTAGGAGTCTATAAGACAGATAGGCCCTTTTTAGAACCCGGTACAGCGCGAAGTTGCATGCACTTCACGAAAACAAATGATTGGCTGCAAGCGCATGGCCGTGAACCCATTCAATGGGTTCGATCTTCTGAAAAGACCCCTATAAAAAACTCACAAGATGATTTATTTAGCTAA
- a CDS encoding M61 family metallopeptidase produces the protein MNTTDLPAIQYTVWPADLHGHRFEVKLHIANPDPKGQIVQMPAWIPGSYLIRDFSKQIEKIEAFTAGSTKKKIALDRIDNDHWQLPPIEGGVDILTTIYAFDNSVRAAYLDTERAFFNATSLCLIVKGQEDLPCSLAITAPETAYSDHWSVQTSLRVVKTDARGFGFYLAQNYDDLIDHPVAMGEFQEVRWTSSNTAHSMAVQGCLHPIDVARLAADLQAICTCTINLFEPKTKQAPFTSYLFLVNAVLNGYGGLEHRNSTALLCRRDQIPQKNIPLDESSYREFLGLCSHEYFHAWLVKRIQPKAFQPYDLGNRNRTRLLWIFEGFTSYYDDLQLLRSKRIDLSAYLKLLADNWNGVLRGPGRLKQSIADSSFDAWTKYYQADENTPNAVVSYYGKGALIALGLDLQIRTYSKNKKSLDDLIRLVWQKHGVTLDGITENGLDILINDLLGDGFSKIWNDFKSRYIFGIEDIPVQKWIASKLISVKPKTQTKLERIKLQLGLRHTETNGWLKVTHVLDGGAAQAAGLAAGDLLASINGQRVTSNRWDKVLGTLSEGQSINLSFYRDDLEHERILVLESAQLPIQFELTAVGSNYK, from the coding sequence ATGAACACTACAGACCTGCCAGCAATTCAATACACAGTATGGCCTGCAGACTTGCATGGTCATCGCTTTGAAGTAAAGCTGCATATTGCCAATCCAGATCCTAAGGGGCAGATTGTTCAAATGCCGGCATGGATACCTGGCAGCTATCTGATTCGTGACTTTTCAAAACAGATTGAAAAGATTGAGGCCTTTACTGCAGGATCAACAAAGAAAAAAATTGCTTTAGATCGAATTGATAACGATCACTGGCAACTACCGCCAATAGAAGGTGGTGTGGACATTCTCACAACAATTTACGCTTTTGATAACTCTGTGCGTGCGGCCTATCTCGATACTGAGCGCGCATTCTTTAATGCAACTAGTCTTTGCCTCATCGTTAAGGGTCAAGAAGATCTTCCATGCTCTCTAGCAATTACTGCGCCAGAAACTGCATACTCAGATCACTGGTCAGTGCAAACTAGTCTAAGAGTAGTCAAAACAGACGCGCGCGGTTTTGGGTTTTATCTTGCTCAAAACTATGATGACCTCATTGACCATCCAGTAGCAATGGGTGAGTTTCAGGAGGTGCGCTGGACATCAAGCAATACGGCGCACAGCATGGCGGTTCAAGGATGTCTGCATCCAATCGATGTGGCACGTTTAGCCGCTGACTTACAGGCTATTTGTACTTGCACCATCAACCTTTTTGAACCTAAAACAAAACAGGCGCCATTTACCAGCTACCTCTTCTTAGTGAATGCCGTTTTAAATGGATATGGTGGCCTTGAACACCGCAATAGCACCGCATTGCTATGCCGTCGCGATCAAATTCCACAGAAAAACATCCCTTTAGATGAATCTAGTTATCGCGAATTCTTAGGCTTATGTAGCCATGAGTATTTCCACGCATGGTTGGTAAAGCGTATTCAACCTAAGGCTTTCCAGCCATATGATCTAGGCAACAGAAATCGCACACGCTTGCTATGGATCTTTGAAGGTTTCACTAGTTACTACGATGATCTACAACTCTTGCGTAGCAAACGGATTGATTTAAGCGCTTATCTCAAATTACTTGCTGATAATTGGAATGGTGTCTTACGTGGGCCAGGAAGATTAAAGCAGAGCATAGCTGATAGCTCTTTTGATGCTTGGACCAAGTATTACCAAGCGGATGAAAATACTCCCAATGCAGTCGTAAGCTATTACGGCAAAGGCGCCCTTATCGCCTTGGGTCTAGACTTACAAATCCGCACCTACTCAAAGAATAAAAAATCTTTGGACGATCTGATCCGCCTGGTTTGGCAAAAGCATGGGGTAACGCTTGATGGTATTACCGAGAATGGCTTAGATATTTTGATTAACGATTTACTTGGCGATGGCTTTAGCAAAATATGGAACGACTTCAAGTCTCGATATATCTTTGGTATTGAAGATATTCCAGTCCAAAAATGGATTGCCTCCAAACTCATTTCAGTAAAGCCAAAAACACAAACTAAACTTGAAAGAATCAAGCTGCAGTTAGGTTTGCGTCATACAGAAACCAATGGCTGGCTCAAAGTTACTCATGTATTGGATGGTGGAGCAGCACAAGCAGCAGGTCTCGCAGCAGGTGATTTACTTGCTAGCATCAATGGTCAACGCGTGACAAGCAATCGCTGGGATAAGGTCCTCGGCACCCTCTCAGAGGGTCAATCAATCAACCTCTCTTTCTATCGCGATGATCTTGAGCATGAGCGTATTTTGGTATTAGAGTCGGCTCAACTACCAATACAATTTGAGCTTACTGCAGTGGGCAGTAACTACAAGTAA